A window of Acidimicrobiales bacterium contains these coding sequences:
- a CDS encoding DUF47 family protein, which produces MKFRLLPTDEKFFDLFQESAANAALCARRLVELFDSPGDEAKLAEVQECERAGDVVTAAILDRLQTSFVTPFDREDIHRLAEELDDCVDDMLAVAERFELTKTTQVPAELHEQGRILVLLADEAAELMARLESMKDLDPHLAAIDRLESEGDRMFNQALARLFSGEFEALDVIRWKDMIQAMEAAMNAIEDVSDVVEGIVLKHS; this is translated from the coding sequence ATGAAGTTCCGACTTCTCCCTACCGACGAGAAGTTCTTCGACCTCTTCCAGGAGAGCGCCGCCAACGCCGCGCTCTGCGCCCGGCGCCTGGTCGAGCTCTTCGACTCGCCGGGTGATGAAGCGAAGCTCGCCGAGGTGCAGGAGTGCGAACGTGCGGGCGACGTCGTCACCGCCGCCATCCTCGACCGACTCCAGACCTCCTTCGTGACGCCGTTCGACCGCGAGGACATCCATCGCCTCGCCGAGGAGCTGGACGACTGCGTCGACGACATGCTGGCCGTCGCCGAGCGCTTCGAGCTCACCAAGACCACCCAGGTTCCGGCCGAGCTCCACGAGCAGGGACGGATCCTGGTGCTGCTCGCGGACGAGGCCGCTGAGCTCATGGCGCGGCTCGAATCCATGAAGGACCTCGACCCGCACCTCGCCGCGATCGACCGGCTCGAGAGCGAGGGCGACCGCATGTTCAACCAGGCGCTGGCTCGCCTCTTCAGCGGTGAGTTCGAGGCGCTCGACGTGATCCGTTGGAAGGACATGATCCAGGCCATGGAAGCCGCCATGAACGCCATCGAGGACGTCTCCGACGTCGTCGAGGGCATCGTCTTGAAGCACTCCTGA